AGCTCGCGCAGCTGCAAAGAGCCTAAATATCCCGCTTTATCGCTATCTTGGCGGTGCAAACGCCAGCATCTTGCCGGTGCCGATGTTTAACATCATAAATGGCGGCGCACACGCAAATAACAGCGTTGATTTTCAAGAATTTATGATCATGCCATTTGGCTTTAGCACATTTAGCGAGGCGCTTAGAGCTGCAACTGAAATTTATCACAAGCTAAAATCTATCCTAAACGCAACTGGTCACAGCACTGCTGTCGGCGACGAGGGCGGCTTTGCTCCAAATTTAAAAGACAACGAAGAGCCATTAAAGCTTATCTCACAGGCTGTAAAAGAGGCTGGATATGAGCTAGGCAGCCAAATAAAGCTAGCCCTTGACGTTGCTTCAAGCGAGCTTTACAAAGACGGCAAATACGAGCTTGAGGGCAAGAAATTTAGCAGTAACGAGCTCATTAGCTACTATGAAAAACTTTGTGAAAAATATCCGATATTTTCTATCGAAGATGGCCTTAGCGAGGACGACTGGAGCGGCTGGGCTGAGCTTACAAAAAGGCTTGGCAGCAAAGTGCAGCTAGTTGGCGATGATCTTTTTGTCACAAATGAGAAAATTTTACGCGAAGGCATCGAGAAAAAGATCGCAAATGCAATCTTAATCAAGCCAAATCAAATAGGCTCAGTCACACAAACTATGCAAACTGTCCGCCTTGCTCAAAGAAACGGATATCGCTGCATAATGAGCCATAGAAGCGGCGAGAGCGAAGATGCGTTCATCGCTGACTTTGCAGTCGCACTAAACACTGGCGAGATAAAGACAGGTGCCACTTCAAGAAGCGAGCGTAATGCAAAATACAACCGCTTGCTTGAGATCGAACTTGAGGCTGGAGAGTTTTTGGGGGATAATATTTGAGCGAAATTTTAGACGAATATGGTAACACTGATGGCATATTTCATAAAATTTTAAAATACATTAGACCAACATTACGCTACGTCATAGCCACCATTTGTGTGGCTATGTTTGCCTTTTATGTAGGCAATATGATGTTTGGCAAACGCTCACTTGATGTTATGCTAAGTCTTCAGAGTAAAAAAGATAGACTTAGCGAGGACGTGGAAATTTTAAAAAAAATGAACGCGCGCCTGCAAAAAGATTATTTTGAATTACAAGGCCTTGAGCCAGACTTTAATAAAAAGTAGGAATGATGAAAAAAATTTGGTTAGTTTTATCTATATTTGCAGCAAGCGTGTTTGCTAGAGAGAACCCATTTATGCCTATTAGCGAGCTAAATACAAGCGTTATGACAACAAATATCATAGAAAAATTTGATAGCTTTGATTCTCTTTCGTTTAAATTTCCAAGCGATGCGGCACTTTTACTAGATGTCACCATAAAATATAGAGCAAATGACGGCACCATAAAGGAAAAAAGACTAGCTGATATAAATAAAACTATCGATTACAGCGATGAATTTGCTTTAAATAAGGTGAAAAATCCAGAACCAGTTGTGGCAAAAAAGCTAGATGTTTCGGTCACAATGGCAAATATGCCTAGCCAAAAAGTAAGCACTCCTGTGATAATAGAAAAA
This portion of the Campylobacter concisus genome encodes:
- the eno gene encoding phosphopyruvate hydratase — encoded protein: MVFIEDVEAHEVLDSRGNPTVRATVRLSDGTEASAIVPSGASTGKREALELRDKDERYAGKGVLKAVSNVNEKIAEAVIGLDAYNQKAVDAEMLELDGTHNYSNLGANAVLGVSMAVARAAAKSLNIPLYRYLGGANASILPVPMFNIINGGAHANNSVDFQEFMIMPFGFSTFSEALRAATEIYHKLKSILNATGHSTAVGDEGGFAPNLKDNEEPLKLISQAVKEAGYELGSQIKLALDVASSELYKDGKYELEGKKFSSNELISYYEKLCEKYPIFSIEDGLSEDDWSGWAELTKRLGSKVQLVGDDLFVTNEKILREGIEKKIANAILIKPNQIGSVTQTMQTVRLAQRNGYRCIMSHRSGESEDAFIADFAVALNTGEIKTGATSRSERNAKYNRLLEIELEAGEFLGDNI